DNA sequence from the Streptomyces sp. MST-110588 genome:
CCCCCGCGTGCGACATCACCCGGCCGGGACGTACGGACCGTGGCGCGTAGCGAATCGGCCCGTACGACCCTGGCGGCCCGGGCCCTGTGGGACCAGGCTGGTGCCCGCGCACGGGAAGATCCTCACCACGTTCTCGGAGGCATCGATGCGGGAAGCCCCGGCAGCCACTTCGCCCGGCCCCACCGACGACGAGATCACGGCACTCGACGCCCACTGGCGCGCCGCCAACTACCTCACCGTCGGCCAGATCTACCTGATGGACAACCCCCTCCTGGCCGTTCCCCTACGGCCCGAGCACGTCAAACCCCGGCTGCTCGGCCACTGGGGCACCTCACCCGGCCTGAACCTGGTGCACACCCACCTCAACCGGGTCATCAAGGCCCGGGACCTGGAGGCGCTGTGCGTCTGGGGCCCCGGGCACGGCGGGCCCGCGGTGCTGGCCAACTCCTGGCTGGAGGGCAGCTACTCCCGGACGTACCCGGACATCGGCCGGGACGCCGCCGGCATGGCCCGGCTGTTCCGGCAGTTCTCCTTCCCCGGCGGCGTGCCCAGCCATGTCGCGCCCCAGACGCCCGGCTCGATCCACGAGGGCGGCGAGCTGGGCTACTCCCTCGCGCACGCCTACGGCGCCGCGTTCGACAACCCCGGCCTCCTGGTCGCCTGTGTCGTCGGTGACGGCGAGGCCGAGACCGGCCCGCTGGCGGCGTCCTGGCACTCCACGAAGTTCCTCGACCCGGTGCACGACGGTGCCGTACTGCCGATCCTGCACCTGAACGGCTACAAGATCGCCAACCCGGCCGTGCTGGCGCGGCTGCCCGAGCCGGAACTCGACGCCCTGCTGCGGGGGTACGGTCACGAGCCGGTATTCGTCACCGGCGACGAGCCCCTGGCCGTCCACCGGGCGATGGCCGCCGCCATGGACACCGCGCTGGACCGTATCGCGGCGATCCAGCGCGCGGCCCGCGAGGAGAACGCCACCGAGCGCGCCGCCTGGCCGGTGATCGTGCTGCGCACCCCCAAGGGCTGGACCTGCCCCGCCGAGGTCGACGGCCTGCCCGTCGAGGGCACCTGGCGCGCCCACCAAGTACCGCTCGCCGCCGTCCGCGACCAGCCCGAACACCTGCGGCAACTGGAGGGCTGGCTGCGTTCGTACCGGCCCGGGGAACTCTTCGACACCGACGGCCGCCCCGGCCGCAGGTGCTGGCCTGCGTACCCGAGGGCCGGCGCAGGCTCGGCGCCACCCCGCACGCCAACGGCGGTCTGCTGCTGCGCGCCCTGCCGGTGCCCGACCTGGAACGCTTCGCGGTACCGGTCGACAAGCCCGGCGCGACCCTCCACGAACCCACCCGGATCCTGGGCGCCCTGCTGGAGAAGATCATGGTGGACACCGCCGACCGCCGTGACTTCCGGATCGTCGGCCCCGACGAGACCGCCTCCAACCGTCTCCAGGCGGTCTACGAGGCCAGCGGCAAGGCATGGCAGGCGGCGACGGCCGACACCGACGAGTACCTGGACCGGCACGGCCGGGTTCTGGAGATCCTCTCCGAACACACCTGCCAGGGCTGGCTGGAGGGCTATCTGCTCACTGGCCGCCACGGACTGTTCTCCTGCTACGAGGCATTCGTCCACATCGTGGACTCCATGGTCAACCAGCACATCAAGTGGCTGCGGGTGACCCGGCGGCTGCCCTGGCGCCGCCCCATCGCCTCGCTCAACTACCTGCTCACCTCCCACGTATGGCGCCAGGACCACAACGGCTTCTCCCATCAGGACCCCGGCTTCATCGACCACGTCCTGAACAAGAGCCCCGAAGTCGTGCGCGTCTATCTGCCGCCGGATGCCAACACCCTGCTGTCCGTGGCCGAACACGTCCTCGGCAGCCGCGACTACGTCAACGTCGTGGTCGCCGGCAAACAGCCGTGCTTCGACTGGCTGGGGCTGGAGGAGGCCCGTACGCACTGCGCCCGCGGGGCCGGCATGTGGCCGTGGGCGGGCACCGACGACGGCACCCGCGAGCCGGACGTGGTGCTGGCCTGCGCGGGCGACGTCCCCACCCAGGAGGTGATGGCCGCCGCCGGACTGCTGCGGCAGCACCTGCCGGAGCTGTCCGTACGGGTCGTCAACGTCGTCGACCTGGCGCGGCTGCTGCCCAAGGACGAACACCCGCACGGCATGTCCGACGCGGAGTACGACGCCCTGTTCACGCCCGACAGGCCGGTCGTCTTCGCCTACCACGGCTACCCCTGGCTCATCCACCGCCTCGCCTACCGCCGCACCGGGCACGCCCACCTCCACGTTCGCGGCTACAAGGAGATCGGCACCACCACGACGCCCTTCGACATGGTCCTCGCCAACGACCTGGACCGCTACCGGCTGGTCATGGACGTCATCGACCGGGTTCCCGGCCTGGCCGCCCGCGCCACCGCCGTACGGCAGGAGATGGAGGACGCCCGCACCCGCCATCGCGCCTGGATCCGCGCGTACGGGCAGGACCTCCCGGAAGTCGCCGACTGGTCCTGGAACGCCTGACGTCCGGCCCGGTGGTATGGCCGGTAGCGGCGTACCCCTCGTACGGGTCGCCGGTTACCCTCCTTGCCACCGGAACCGGCGGTTGCCGCGTGCCGGTGCGGGCGGTACGGGCGCACTGTGCCGCGCGCCCCGTGCAGATGTCCCACCACGGAAGCCCACCACGGAAGAAGGAGGCTGCCATGGCCCTCCTGGACCTCCAGACGCTCCCGGTCCCGGGCCGCGCGGACGAAGGCGTGGGCCCCGAAGCGAGCCAGTACAGCATCCGGTACTGTAGCTGCCTCAGCGTCCTTGCCTGCTCCTGAGCGCATCGCCGGCCGGGCTGTCCGCGGGGTTCCCGCTCCCCGGTTCCCGGCCGCCCTGGTCGAGCCGGAACGGCGGGTAGACGTCCGTCAGCAGGGCCGCGTAGGCCAGGACCCGCATGACCCAGCGGTTCAGGCCCAGCGTGAGCGCGTAGAGGCCCGGTGGGTAGCGGCCGGTGAAGAGCAGGGAGACGGCGGCGAACAGCACCAGCACACCGATCAGTCCGCCCCAGCGCCAGAGCCCGGAGGTGAACAGCGCGATCAGCACGTACTGCGGCAGGGCGAGCAGCCACCACTTCACCAGCACCAGCCCCCGCGAGAGCTGCTTGGGGTAGGTGACGTCGAAGTGGGCCGGGTAGCCGGACACATCGGCCAGGCGGAACGGCGGATAGCGGTCGGTTCCCAGGGCGCTGTACGAGTAGTACACCACGCGCCAGGTCCAGCGCAGCACGCCGGTGGTGAAGTCGAACAGCCCTCGCGGGTAGCGGCCGGTGAAGAGGATGGCGAAGAACGCCACGACGCTCACCACGCCGAGCGCGAACCACAGGAAGGTCAGCACGATCCAGTGCGGGATGACGAGCAGCCATTTCACCAGCCACAGCCAGCGCGACAGCCGTGGATCGGGCGTCGCTTCCAGACGGGCCGGGTAGGGCGCAGTGGCAGGGGAGGACATCGGGTCCCCCTTTCACCTCGGACGGTGAGTGCGGACGCTGTCCTGCTCAAGTGCTCGGAGCGCCTCAAGTGCGTGCCGGCGCACAGCCGGGGGACGCCGCCCGCCTCACCGCGTCACTTCTTCGGCCGTGCGAAGTAACTGCTGATGATGGCGGCGAGGGCGAACAGCGCGGCGATGACGACCACCGCGGTGGGCCAGTTCATCCGATCCTCCCCGTGCTCGTCGGTGTTCGGTGCGACGGGTGACACCCCCGGTGCCCGGCGGGCAGCCGGCCCGCGGGCCGGGCGGGTATGTCCGTACACCCATCCTCGGCCCGGTACGCCGGGGCGCTGCCAGGTGCCGAACGGCCCTGCCCGGAGCCGGCCGGTCCCTGTGCCGGGAAGGGCGGCGGTGGGACGCTGACGCCATGAGCGGAAACCGACCGGCACCCCGGTCCCTCCCTGGGGCAGGTGTCCTCATGGCGGCGGCCGTTTACGGTGTCTTCGTCCGCCCGCGCCTGCTGACCTGGGGCGCGACCCGTGCCGAGGCCGCCGGCCACTGGCCCGGCGACGATCTGGTCCCCGGGTACGACGGCTCCTCGACCATGGCCACGACCCTGCCGGCGCCACCCGAGGAGGTCTGGCCCTGGCTGGCGCAGATGGGCGGCGACCGCGGGGGCTGGTACAGCTTCGACCGGCTGGACCACGCACGGCGCCCCAGCGCCGACCACATCGTCGAGCAGTGGCAGGACATCAAGGAAGGGCAGCGGCTGGCCGCGCTGCCCGGCGGCGCGGTGTGGTTCACGGCCGCGATCGTCGAACCGGAACGGACCCTGGTACTGCGGATGACCGTGGAACTGCCGTCGGGGCACTCCTTCGACGCGCGGTTCGGGCCGCTGTCCGCCGCGTACACGGACGCGGTCTGGGGCTTCCACCTCCGGCGCGTCACACGCAACGGCACCCGCCTGGTCGTCCGTACGCGGGGCCGCAGCCGGCCGCGGGTGCTCACCCGGCCCCTGGACCTGGTGCTGTGGGAACCGGTCCACCTGATCATGCAGCTCCGGCAGTTCCACAACCTGCGGGTACGCGTGCGCGCCGCCCCGCAGGCGTGAACCCGTACCGTGGGCGGCGCGCGGCGTGGTCGCACAGCCGGTGACTAGGGCGTTTCTGATGGATCTCCGTCTTCCACGGAGATCCATCAGAAACGCCCTAGACCGCATGCAGCCGCAGCCACCGGTCCAGGACGGCGAAGTCCGCCTCCGTGAGGCCGAACCGGGGATCAACGCGGTGCAAGAGGGCTTCGCCCGGGTGGTGCGCGTCCGTCCAGGCCCGGTCGGCGTCGGTGATCTCGTCGTCGACCCAGACGAAGGGGCGCCCGTCCGCCCGGTCCAGGAGAGAGCGGGTCTTCCAGTGCAGCCCGTACCTCTCCTCCTCTTCCCCCTCGCACGGCTCCGGCCAGCTCACCACCGGCAGTTCCGGCAGCCCGAGCCACGGTGCGACGCAGGCGTTGGACGTGCTGATGGCCCGGCCGGTGGGAGGCTCCTGGGGCGCGACGGGAGCGGTGGCCGTTTCGACTCAATCGCTACGTTGCGCGGCGGCGGTGACGGCGGCAAGGTGGAGAGCCGTTTGCCGGTGAGCACCCCAAGCCGTCCTGTGCCGCAGCCGTTGCGTAGAAGGGACTGACGGGCATGTCCGCCACGCTGACGTTCGGTGCCGCTCCAGGAGCCTTGCCGCTGCTGGGCCACGTCCTGTCCATCGGCACATCGCCACTGGCGTTCATGGCGGCCCTGCCCGAGCACGGCGATCTGGTCCGCATCCGGCTGGGGCCGTGGCCGGCGTACGTGGTGTGCCACCCCACGCTGGTCCACCAGGTGCTGGTGAACGACCGCGTCTTCGACAAGGGCGGCCCGACCTACGACAAGCTGCGCGAGGTGGGCGGCAACGGCCTGGTGACCTGTGAGCACCGGTACCACCGCAGGCAGCGGCGGTTGGTGCAGCCCGCCTTCCACCGGGACCGGCTGCCCGGTTACGCGGAGATGATGTCCGCACAGGTGGATACGGTCACCCGGTCCTGGCGTGACGGCCAGGTGCTCGACGTGGTCGCCGTCATGAACGCCTTCAGTACCGGTGTGGCGACCCGGACCCTGTTCGCCGCCGATGTCGACGCCGCGGTCCTGGCCGAGATCCAGCGGGCCACGACGGTCATCTTCGACGGCGTGGCCCGGCGTCTGATCGTGCCGTTCGCGTGGCTGGAGAAGATACCGACCCCGGGCAACCGCCGCTTCCTGCGCGCCCGGCGCAGCCTGGAACACCACACGCAGCAGTTGATCACCGACTACCGAAGGGCGGGTGTCGACCACGGGGACCTGATGTCCATGCTGCTGGCCGCGCGCGACGACGACGCCAACGGCCTGACCGATGAGGAGATCCACGAGCAGGTCCTCACGTTCTTCTCCGCCGGCAGCGAGACCGTCTCGGCCGCACTGCCCTGGGTGTGGCACCTGCTGGCACACCACCCCGAGGCCGAGGCGCAACTGCACGACGAGGTCGACTCCGTACTCGGCGGGCGCACCGCCCATTACGAGGACCTGCCCAAACTGAGGACGACCGCCCGCGTCCTCACCGAGACGCTGCGCCTGTATCCGCCGGTCTGGCTGCTGACCCGGCGCACCTCCGCGGAGACCGAGCTGGCGGGGCAGCGCCTGCCGAGCGGAACCGTCCTGGTCTTCAGCCCGTACATCCTGCACCACCATCCGGGGTACTACCCCGACCCCGAGCGGTTCGACCCCGGCCGGTGGCAGGACGAGGCCGCCTGCCCACGGGCCGAGCGTGCCTTCACGCCGTTCGGCGGCGGCGCCCGTAAGTGCATCGGCGAGGAGTTCGCCAAGACCGAGGCCACGCTCGCGCTGGCCTCCATGGCCGCCCGGTGGCGGCTGGAACCCCTCCCGCACGCACAGGTACGCCCCGCACCCCGCCTCGCGCTCGCCCCGCGCTCCCTGCGGATGCGCCTGCGCCGCAGGTGAGAGCACCAGTGGCCCGCCGCACCCCCTCCAGCCTCCTGAAAGCGTGACATCCGCGATGCAGAAGCTGAACTGCTCCCAGGCGGCGCTGGCCGTCCACCGCGAGATCAACCGGACGTCGAGCCCCTACCCGCGCGAGTGCAGCCTGCCCGAGCGCTTCGAGCACTGGGCCGCGCGCCGCCCGGACGCGCCCGCGGTCCTCCAGGGGGACCGCGAGCTGAGCTACCGCCGGCTCAACCGGCTCGCCAACGGCCTGGCGCACACCCTGCGGGACAAAGGCGCCGGGCCGGGCACCACGATCGGTGTGTGCGTGGCGCGTTCGCCGGCGATGCTGGTCGCGCTGCTGGGAATCCTCAAGGCCGGCGCGACGTACGTGCCGCTGGACCCCGCATGGCCGGACGAGCGGCTCCGGTACGTCCTGGAGGACGCCGGCAGCACCTGGGTGCTCGGCGACCGGCCGGCCGCACTCGCGCCACGTCTTGACGGTGCCCCCTGCCGTGTTCTGCCGCTCGACGCGCTCACGGGCGAGGGCGAGGACACCAACCCCCCGTGCCAGGCGGGCCCCGACAGCATCGCCTGCATCAACTTCACCTCCGGATCGATGGGCCGCCCCAAAGGCGTACCGATCTTCCACCGCGGCATCATCCGGCTGGTGCACGGCGCCACGTACGGACCGATGAACGCGGACAGCCGTGTCCTGCAGATCACGCCCGTCACCTTCGACATCGCCACCTGGGAGATCTGGGGCGCACTCCTCAACGGCGGGGTGTCGGTGCTCTATCCCGCCGAGCCGATCCGCCTGTCGGTGCTCGACAAGGTCATGAAGGACGGGCGCGTGACCATCACGCTCCTGACCACGGCCCTGTTCAACCTGGTCGTCGACGAAGCCCCCGAGGCGCTGGAAACCGTGGGGACCATCACCTCGGGCGGCGAGGCCCATTCGATCCGGCACATGGCCAAGGCGGTACGGACCTACGGACCCGGCCGCGTGGTCAATCTGTACGGCCCCACCGAGTGCACCTGCATCGGCACCTTCTACCCCGTGGACGAGCCACCGCGCGAGGACGCCCCGCTGCCGATCGGCAAGCCCATCCAGAACACCCGGCTCTACATCCTCGACGACACCGCGGAACGGCTGTGCGAACCGGGGGAGAGCGGGGAGATCTGCCTGGCGGGAGACGGGCTGGCGGCCGGCTACCTGGGACTGCCGGAACTCACCCGCCAACACTTCATCCACCGCTGCGTCGACGGTGTGCCGGAACGGCTCTACCGGACCGGCGACCGGGGGCATCTGCTGCCCGGCGGCGACGTGGTCTTCGACGGACGCCTGGATGACCAGGTCAAGGTGAACAGCTACCGCATCGAGCTGGGGGAGATCACTCATCACCTCAACCACAGCAGGACCGTCAAACGCAGTTATGTCACGGTTCGCGACCACCACGGCGAAAGGTCACTGGTGGCGTTCGTCGTACCCGCCGGCCCGGGCGTCACGCCGGAGAGCCTGCGCGCCCACCTGGCCGCGAAACTGCCCCGCTACATGGTCCCGTCACAGATCCACCTCTGCGACGCCTTTCCCCTGACCCCGAACGGCAAAGTCGACGGCCGTGCCCTGCTTGGGCACTTCACCGACACACAAGGAGCGTGTGCACCGTGAGCGATGTGACCGGACCGGCCCCCGCCGTCCCTGACGGGCCCGCCCGGATGACCACCACGGAGACGGCCCTCGCGGGGATGTGGTGCGACCTCCTCGGCCGTTCCGCGACCGGCACCGAGGAGGACTTCTTCGAGGCGGGCGGCACGTCGGTCATGGCCATCAGATTTCTGCAACGCGTGGAGAAGAAGTTCGGACCGGACGTCCTGACACCCGAACAGCTCTATGACGATCCCCGGCTCGGTGTACTGGCGAAAGCCATCGACACCTCGCTCGCCGGCGGCTGATTCCGCCGGCGAGGGAAATTTTCCGTCATGTGTGCCGGCCCTCGGGCCTATCGCAAGGTGGGGAACAAAGGCATGCCCCGGGAAAGGAATCCGGCGCGACGAACATCTTGCACCCCTGTTTCCGCGGAACCCACCGGTTACCACACCGCACGCCGGCAGTGCCGAAAACGCCTACCGGGCACACGATTTCAGCTCCTTGCGGCCTGGCTTGAACGGTTGCTTGCGAGCGCCACGGCACTCCCAGTAGCTTTCGGTGCGGCGCCGGGGAAACCCATGCTGAACCGCT
Encoded proteins:
- a CDS encoding DUF4389 domain-containing protein, whose amino-acid sequence is MSSPATAPYPARLEATPDPRLSRWLWLVKWLLVIPHWIVLTFLWFALGVVSVVAFFAILFTGRYPRGLFDFTTGVLRWTWRVVYYSYSALGTDRYPPFRLADVSGYPAHFDVTYPKQLSRGLVLVKWWLLALPQYVLIALFTSGLWRWGGLIGVLVLFAAVSLLFTGRYPPGLYALTLGLNRWVMRVLAYAALLTDVYPPFRLDQGGREPGSGNPADSPAGDALRSRQGR
- a CDS encoding amino acid adenylation domain-containing protein; translated protein: MTSAMQKLNCSQAALAVHREINRTSSPYPRECSLPERFEHWAARRPDAPAVLQGDRELSYRRLNRLANGLAHTLRDKGAGPGTTIGVCVARSPAMLVALLGILKAGATYVPLDPAWPDERLRYVLEDAGSTWVLGDRPAALAPRLDGAPCRVLPLDALTGEGEDTNPPCQAGPDSIACINFTSGSMGRPKGVPIFHRGIIRLVHGATYGPMNADSRVLQITPVTFDIATWEIWGALLNGGVSVLYPAEPIRLSVLDKVMKDGRVTITLLTTALFNLVVDEAPEALETVGTITSGGEAHSIRHMAKAVRTYGPGRVVNLYGPTECTCIGTFYPVDEPPREDAPLPIGKPIQNTRLYILDDTAERLCEPGESGEICLAGDGLAAGYLGLPELTRQHFIHRCVDGVPERLYRTGDRGHLLPGGDVVFDGRLDDQVKVNSYRIELGEITHHLNHSRTVKRSYVTVRDHHGERSLVAFVVPAGPGVTPESLRAHLAAKLPRYMVPSQIHLCDAFPLTPNGKVDGRALLGHFTDTQGACAP
- a CDS encoding phosphopantetheine-binding protein, with product MSDVTGPAPAVPDGPARMTTTETALAGMWCDLLGRSATGTEEDFFEAGGTSVMAIRFLQRVEKKFGPDVLTPEQLYDDPRLGVLAKAIDTSLAGG
- a CDS encoding cytochrome P450; its protein translation is MSATLTFGAAPGALPLLGHVLSIGTSPLAFMAALPEHGDLVRIRLGPWPAYVVCHPTLVHQVLVNDRVFDKGGPTYDKLREVGGNGLVTCEHRYHRRQRRLVQPAFHRDRLPGYAEMMSAQVDTVTRSWRDGQVLDVVAVMNAFSTGVATRTLFAADVDAAVLAEIQRATTVIFDGVARRLIVPFAWLEKIPTPGNRRFLRARRSLEHHTQQLITDYRRAGVDHGDLMSMLLAARDDDANGLTDEEIHEQVLTFFSAGSETVSAALPWVWHLLAHHPEAEAQLHDEVDSVLGGRTAHYEDLPKLRTTARVLTETLRLYPPVWLLTRRTSAETELAGQRLPSGTVLVFSPYILHHHPGYYPDPERFDPGRWQDEAACPRAERAFTPFGGGARKCIGEEFAKTEATLALASMAARWRLEPLPHAQVRPAPRLALAPRSLRMRLRRR